From a region of the Prosthecobacter vanneervenii genome:
- a CDS encoding Gfo/Idh/MocA family protein, producing the protein MGIKVGVIGAGGMLQYHAAGFRQAGAEIVAVADAAPGAAARAAEKYGIPHAYESVEAMLKGSPDIKAVSVIVPNKFHKPLTLQCLKAGKHVFSEKPPALNAKEVKEIIAAAKKAKKKVLFNFNNRARPESQAMMKYINDGVVGKINSAQAKWIRRTGIPGFGGWFTTKALSGGGPLIDLLHMVDLAMYFMGYPEPTHVLGQTFSDFITDKQFKGPWGIPDRVGGTTDVENAAHGFVTFKTGQVLSLQVSWAEMIKREEVSVVFQGTKAGGKVERLFGIDGLDNTAIDTCELYVQENGNSVNRSITVPACEDMGRIGSAANFIHAIEGKAAPLNTPEQALRLMQVIDAIYASAKTGKPVSI; encoded by the coding sequence ATGGGCATCAAAGTAGGAGTCATCGGAGCAGGCGGCATGTTGCAGTATCACGCGGCAGGTTTCCGCCAGGCTGGCGCAGAGATCGTGGCCGTGGCGGACGCCGCCCCTGGAGCAGCAGCACGCGCTGCAGAAAAGTACGGCATCCCGCATGCCTATGAATCTGTGGAGGCCATGCTCAAGGGCAGCCCCGACATCAAGGCGGTGAGCGTGATCGTGCCGAACAAATTTCACAAGCCGCTGACCCTTCAGTGCCTGAAGGCTGGCAAGCATGTCTTCTCCGAGAAGCCGCCTGCGCTGAACGCCAAGGAGGTGAAGGAAATCATCGCCGCCGCAAAGAAGGCCAAAAAGAAGGTGCTCTTCAACTTCAACAACCGCGCGCGTCCTGAATCCCAGGCGATGATGAAATACATCAACGACGGCGTGGTGGGCAAGATCAACTCGGCCCAGGCCAAATGGATCCGCCGCACCGGCATCCCCGGCTTTGGCGGCTGGTTCACGACCAAAGCCCTCTCCGGTGGCGGACCTCTCATCGACCTCCTGCACATGGTGGATCTGGCCATGTACTTCATGGGCTATCCCGAGCCCACCCACGTCCTGGGTCAGACTTTCTCCGATTTCATCACCGACAAGCAGTTCAAGGGGCCCTGGGGCATTCCTGACCGTGTGGGGGGCACCACCGATGTGGAAAACGCCGCGCATGGTTTTGTGACCTTCAAGACCGGCCAGGTGCTGAGCCTGCAGGTTTCCTGGGCTGAAATGATCAAGCGCGAGGAAGTCTCCGTGGTCTTCCAGGGTACCAAAGCTGGCGGCAAGGTGGAGCGCCTCTTTGGCATCGATGGACTGGACAACACCGCCATCGACACCTGCGAGCTTTACGTGCAGGAAAACGGCAACAGCGTGAACCGCAGCATCACCGTCCCTGCCTGTGAGGACATGGGCCGCATTGGCTCTGCCGCGAATTTCATCCACGCCATTGAAGGCAAGGCTGCTCCGCTGAACACTCCTGAGCAGGCCCTGCGCCTGATGCAGGTGATCGACGCCATCTATGCCTCCGCCAAGACGGGCAAGCCGGTGTCGATCTGA
- a CDS encoding GNAT family N-acetyltransferase yields MPATLRPATQADLPAINAIYNHYVEHSTCTYQTVPSTAQERQDWFDAHGPEHPVIVAEEDGIVVGWGSLSRFHPRQAYCHSVEDSVYLHHEHQGRGVGSLILGELIALAKKIGHHTVLGGIDADQAGSIALHAKFGFVKVSHLKEVGHKHGRWLDVLWMQKML; encoded by the coding sequence ATGCCCGCGACTCTCCGTCCAGCCACTCAGGCCGATCTCCCGGCCATCAATGCCATTTACAATCACTACGTGGAGCACAGTACCTGCACTTACCAGACCGTGCCCAGCACTGCGCAGGAGCGGCAGGACTGGTTTGACGCCCACGGCCCGGAGCACCCCGTCATCGTTGCCGAAGAAGACGGAATCGTGGTCGGCTGGGGCTCCCTCAGCCGCTTCCACCCGCGCCAGGCTTATTGCCACAGTGTGGAGGACTCCGTCTATCTGCACCATGAGCATCAGGGCAGAGGTGTCGGCAGTCTGATCCTCGGAGAGCTCATCGCACTCGCCAAAAAAATCGGCCACCACACCGTCCTCGGCGGCATCGATGCCGATCAGGCAGGCAGCATCGCCCTGCACGCCAAGTTCGGCTTCGTCAAAGTCTCCCACCTCAAGGAGGTCGGCCACAAGCACGGCCGCTGGCTGGATGTGCTGTGGATGCAGAAAATGCTGTAG
- a CDS encoding DUF1501 domain-containing protein, with translation MLSDPATLSRRSWLSATSMGLSSVALSHLMADSRSHFPAKARRVIWLFMHGGPSHVDLFDPKPELIRHAGKPLPDSYGAVETRRKVAQNPLLAPVKPFRKHGRSGIEISDFLPHMAELADEMCVIRSCHGDSVNHPQSVYQMNTGSIQMGKPSMGSWVSYGLGSENQDMPAFVVMPDPGGGLKGGPPAWGSGFLPATYQGTTMRAGGSPILHLQSPQSSARQRATLDLIQQMNAQHLVRHAAGSELDARIRSYELAFRMQSAAPEAVDISHESEATQKLYGMDDPTTREFGTRCLLARRMIERGVRFVQLYSGDTNGWDAHENVLKNHTEYCARTDKPVAGLIRDLKQRGLLEDTLVIWGGEFGRMPMSEKGVGRDHNPWGYTTVLMGAGVKHGHIHGATDEFGLRAAQDKVHIHDLHATILHTLGLDHERLTFRLNGLDQRLTGVEGNVVKGILA, from the coding sequence ATGCTCTCGGATCCCGCAACTCTTTCCCGCCGCAGCTGGCTCTCCGCCACTTCGATGGGGCTCTCGAGTGTGGCGCTGTCCCACCTCATGGCGGACTCACGGTCGCACTTTCCGGCAAAGGCTCGTCGCGTCATCTGGCTCTTCATGCACGGAGGCCCCAGCCATGTGGATCTCTTTGATCCCAAGCCCGAACTCATCCGGCACGCCGGCAAACCATTGCCAGACAGCTACGGCGCGGTGGAGACCCGCCGAAAAGTGGCGCAGAATCCCTTGCTCGCCCCCGTTAAGCCTTTCCGCAAGCACGGCCGGAGCGGCATCGAAATCAGCGACTTCCTCCCGCACATGGCGGAGCTGGCAGATGAGATGTGCGTCATCCGCAGCTGCCATGGAGACAGCGTCAATCATCCGCAGTCCGTCTATCAGATGAACACCGGCTCCATCCAGATGGGAAAGCCCAGCATGGGCAGCTGGGTGTCGTATGGGCTCGGCTCTGAAAACCAAGACATGCCCGCCTTCGTCGTCATGCCAGACCCTGGTGGTGGCCTCAAAGGCGGCCCGCCTGCCTGGGGCAGCGGCTTCCTGCCTGCCACCTACCAGGGCACCACCATGCGCGCCGGGGGCAGCCCCATCCTCCATCTGCAGAGCCCTCAGAGCAGCGCACGCCAGCGCGCCACGCTCGACCTCATCCAGCAGATGAATGCACAGCATCTTGTCCGCCATGCCGCCGGCTCCGAACTCGACGCCCGCATCCGCAGCTACGAGCTGGCCTTCCGCATGCAGAGCGCTGCCCCGGAGGCGGTGGACATCTCTCATGAATCCGAGGCCACCCAAAAACTCTACGGCATGGATGATCCCACCACGCGCGAGTTCGGCACCCGTTGCCTGCTTGCACGTCGCATGATCGAGCGCGGCGTGCGCTTTGTGCAGCTCTACTCCGGCGATACCAATGGCTGGGACGCCCACGAAAACGTGCTCAAAAACCACACCGAATACTGCGCCCGCACCGACAAGCCCGTCGCCGGCCTCATCCGCGACCTGAAGCAACGTGGCCTGTTGGAGGACACCCTCGTCATCTGGGGCGGAGAATTTGGCCGCATGCCCATGAGCGAAAAAGGCGTCGGCCGGGATCACAACCCCTGGGGCTACACCACCGTGCTCATGGGCGCAGGCGTAAAGCACGGCCACATTCACGGCGCCACGGACGAGTTCGGCCTCCGCGCCGCCCAGGACAAAGTCCACATCCACGACCTCCACGCCACCATCCTCCACACCCTCGGCCTGGACCACGAGCGCCTCACCTTCCGCCTCAACGGCCTCGACCAGCGCCTTACCGGCGTGGAAGGAAATGTGGTGAAGGGAATCCTTGCCTGA
- a CDS encoding SUKH-3 domain-containing protein, which yields MQKLVSLFRIAIRSIKLGFAQRQPQAWELELEKFRVDQAGRTRAALQLLAKLSDAARRRFSEPVLLRLLAAGWREGRRLPPEELAALQAVAAHPFPTVVTDGLSEFGGLTLYPHSGLGRFAWIGEVDKDLTEHQSQLERLLERSLHPIGFSNIFDDDGLVIYSDDAGRLFADGEMGSENPGDSRIDYLAASFDRALEIMLRYSAKSDEWPGVPASGMWCYNKVSADAAHSIS from the coding sequence ATGCAAAAGCTGGTGTCCCTTTTTCGCATCGCCATCCGCTCGATCAAACTCGGGTTTGCTCAGCGTCAGCCACAAGCGTGGGAGCTGGAACTTGAGAAATTCCGTGTCGATCAGGCCGGGCGTACCAGAGCAGCCCTGCAGCTTCTGGCTAAGCTCAGCGATGCGGCACGAAGGAGATTCAGCGAGCCGGTGCTGCTGCGGCTGCTTGCCGCAGGATGGCGAGAAGGACGCCGCCTGCCTCCTGAGGAGCTGGCGGCGCTGCAGGCGGTGGCAGCGCATCCCTTCCCGACTGTTGTCACCGATGGTCTGAGCGAGTTCGGTGGTTTGACCCTTTATCCGCATTCAGGGCTGGGACGTTTTGCGTGGATCGGAGAGGTGGACAAGGATCTGACAGAGCACCAGAGCCAGTTGGAGCGGCTGCTGGAAAGAAGCCTGCACCCCATCGGGTTCAGCAACATTTTTGATGATGATGGGCTGGTGATTTACTCGGATGATGCAGGTCGTCTTTTTGCTGATGGCGAGATGGGCTCCGAAAATCCAGGCGACAGCCGGATCGATTACCTTGCCGCCAGTTTTGACCGCGCTCTGGAAATCATGCTGAGGTATTCGGCAAAGAGTGATGAATGGCCCGGCGTCCCTGCTTCTGGAATGTGGTGCTATAACAAAGTTTCCGCAGATGCTGCCCATTCGATCTCATGA